A region of Paractinoplanes abujensis DNA encodes the following proteins:
- a CDS encoding TetR/AcrR family transcriptional regulator produces MTTVDQQQRQGPPAPRRRSRRDEILEIAVGLFAARGYHGVSMDDIGSAAGVTGPALYHHFAGKEAMLVAALIPVSESLLHGGKARVGQHPEDASAALADLIDFHVEFALNNPAVIALHLHELDRLPEEPRRQIRRLQRLYVEEWVGVLATLRPELDAPEARVLAHSAFGLMNSTPFLGGEVDRRRRAALLREATMHALIGR; encoded by the coding sequence GTGACAACGGTTGATCAGCAACAGCGTCAGGGCCCGCCCGCGCCCCGGCGGCGGTCGCGCCGCGACGAGATCCTCGAGATCGCGGTCGGACTTTTCGCGGCCCGTGGCTATCACGGTGTCTCGATGGACGACATCGGCTCGGCGGCCGGGGTGACCGGCCCGGCGCTCTATCACCACTTCGCCGGCAAGGAGGCGATGCTGGTCGCCGCGCTGATCCCGGTCAGCGAGAGCCTGCTGCACGGCGGCAAGGCCCGCGTCGGCCAGCACCCCGAGGACGCGAGCGCCGCGCTGGCCGACCTGATCGACTTCCACGTCGAGTTCGCGCTGAACAACCCGGCCGTCATCGCGCTGCACCTGCACGAGCTGGACCGTCTGCCCGAGGAGCCGCGCCGCCAGATCCGCCGCCTCCAGCGCCTCTACGTCGAGGAGTGGGTGGGGGTGCTGGCCACGCTGCGTCCCGAGCTCGACGCCCCCGAGGCCCGGGTGCTCGCCCACTCGGCGTTCGGTCTGATGAACTCGACCCCCTTCCTCGGCGGCGAGGTGGACCGTCGCCGCCGGGCGGCCCTGCTGCGCGAGGCCACGATGCACGCCCTGATCGGGCGGTAG
- a CDS encoding hydroxymethylglutaryl-CoA lyase: MVSIREVAPRDGLQNEDPIPAEAKVRLIDALSETGVRRIEAVSFVHPKAIPQMADADEVWARVNRHPEIRYSALIPNTRGAQRALAAGFREIEVVVSASDTHNRRNLNRSTDESLDDIASLIPLIHEAGATVEVIVATSFGCPFEGDIDPDRVAGIVARVRADGADRIAFGDTTGMATPRRVRDLLSAVRPDLLHFHNTRGTGLANIVTALDLGITEFDASVGGIGGCPYAPGASGNVATEEVVHMLHDMGIDTGIDLDRLISTAETAEKLLGRTLPSGVLRAGPRTRLV; this comes from the coding sequence ATGGTGAGCATCCGCGAGGTCGCCCCCCGCGACGGCCTGCAGAACGAGGATCCGATTCCGGCCGAGGCCAAGGTCCGGCTGATCGACGCGCTGAGCGAGACCGGTGTCCGGCGGATCGAGGCGGTCTCCTTCGTCCATCCCAAGGCGATCCCGCAGATGGCCGACGCCGACGAGGTGTGGGCCCGGGTCAACCGTCACCCCGAGATCCGTTATTCGGCGCTGATCCCCAACACCCGGGGCGCGCAGCGGGCCCTGGCCGCGGGTTTCCGCGAGATCGAGGTCGTGGTGTCCGCTTCGGACACTCACAACCGGCGCAACTTGAATCGCTCGACCGACGAGTCGCTCGACGACATCGCCTCGCTCATTCCGCTGATCCACGAGGCCGGCGCCACCGTCGAGGTGATTGTGGCGACCAGCTTCGGATGCCCGTTCGAGGGCGACATCGACCCCGATCGGGTGGCCGGCATCGTGGCGCGGGTGCGGGCCGACGGTGCCGACCGCATCGCTTTCGGCGACACCACCGGCATGGCGACCCCGCGCCGGGTGCGTGACCTTCTTTCCGCCGTACGCCCTGACCTGCTGCACTTCCACAACACGCGCGGCACGGGCCTGGCCAACATCGTGACCGCGCTCGACCTGGGGATCACCGAGTTCGACGCGAGCGTCGGCGGGATCGGCGGCTGCCCGTACGCTCCGGGCGCCTCCGGGAACGTGGCGACGGAGGAGGTCGTCCACATGCTGCACGACATGGGCATCGACACCGGAATCGACCTGGATCGCCTGATCAGCACCGCCGAGACGGCCGAGAAGCTGCTCGGTCGCACACTCCCGTCGGGTGTTCTTCGAGCCGGACCGCGGACCAGATTGGTGTGA
- a CDS encoding acyl-CoA dehydrogenase family protein — MVDFRLDEEQEALRVTVEEFAREQVAPVIAEHYEHKTFPYDVIRQMGKMGLFGLPFPEEFGGMGGDYFALCIALEELARVDSSVAVTLEAAVSLGAMPIHRFGTQEQKEQWLPRLCSGEALAAFGLTEPGTGSDAGGTKTRAVYDEATDEWVINGSKAFITNSGTDITCLVTVMAVTGTNPDGSKELSTIIVPSGTPGFTVAPGYSKVGWCASDTHELSFDDVRVPAANLLGERGRGFAQFLRILDEGRIAIAALSVGLAQGCVDESVRYAGQREAFGQPIGNYQAVQFMIADMEMRAHIARVGYYDAAARMLAGQDFKRYAAIAKLNASNAAMENSRWATQVHGGYGFMNESAVGRFYRDAKILEVGEGTSEVQRMLIARGLGL, encoded by the coding sequence ATGGTCGACTTCCGGCTCGACGAGGAGCAGGAGGCGCTGCGCGTCACCGTTGAGGAGTTCGCCCGCGAGCAGGTCGCGCCGGTGATCGCCGAGCACTATGAGCACAAGACCTTCCCGTACGACGTGATTCGTCAGATGGGCAAGATGGGTCTTTTCGGCCTGCCGTTCCCCGAGGAGTTCGGCGGGATGGGCGGCGACTACTTCGCGCTCTGCATCGCGCTGGAGGAATTGGCCAGAGTGGACAGCTCGGTGGCGGTGACGCTCGAGGCCGCGGTCTCGCTGGGCGCCATGCCGATCCACCGGTTCGGCACGCAGGAGCAGAAGGAGCAGTGGCTGCCCCGGCTCTGCTCGGGTGAGGCGCTGGCCGCCTTCGGCCTGACCGAGCCCGGCACAGGGTCGGACGCGGGCGGCACCAAGACCCGCGCGGTCTACGACGAGGCCACCGACGAGTGGGTGATCAACGGCAGCAAGGCCTTCATCACGAACTCCGGCACGGACATCACCTGCCTGGTCACGGTCATGGCGGTCACCGGCACCAACCCCGACGGCTCCAAGGAGCTGTCCACGATCATCGTGCCCTCGGGCACGCCGGGCTTCACCGTCGCCCCGGGCTACTCCAAGGTCGGCTGGTGCGCCTCGGACACCCACGAGCTTTCCTTCGACGACGTACGGGTCCCGGCGGCCAACCTGCTCGGTGAGCGCGGCCGCGGTTTCGCCCAGTTCCTGCGCATCCTCGACGAGGGCCGGATCGCGATCGCCGCCCTCTCGGTCGGTCTGGCCCAGGGCTGCGTCGACGAGTCCGTGCGCTACGCCGGCCAGCGCGAGGCCTTCGGCCAGCCGATCGGCAACTACCAGGCGGTCCAGTTCATGATCGCCGACATGGAGATGCGGGCCCACATCGCCCGGGTCGGCTACTACGACGCGGCCGCCCGCATGCTGGCCGGGCAGGACTTCAAGCGGTACGCGGCGATCGCCAAGCTGAACGCCAGCAACGCGGCGATGGAGAACAGCCGCTGGGCCACGCAGGTGCACGGCGGGTACGGCTTCATGAACGAGTCGGCGGTCGGCCGCTTCTACCGCGACGCCAAGATTCTGGAAGTCGGCGAGGGCACGTCCGAGGTCCAGCGCATGTTGATCGCCCGCGGGCTGGGTCTTTAG
- a CDS encoding acyl-CoA carboxylase subunit beta, translating into MGDELAQARKRVLAGGAERYHAANAAKGKLFARERIALLVDEGSFVEDGLYANSLADGLPADGVITGIARVDGREVCLMANDSTVKAGSWGARTVEKIIRIIERAVQYGVPMIYLVDSAGARITDQVELFPGRRGAGKIFHTQVKASGAIPQACALFGPSAAGGAYIPAFCDIVAMVDGNASMYLGSDRMVEMVTGEKTTLEAMGGARVHCAESGVGHFLCKTEQDALDTVRAYLSYLPSNWEQTPPAAEAKSSTGADLGALVPASERQAFDMRRYVKGLVDEGSFFEIQALWAKELTVGFARLNGEVLGVVGNNSMFKGGVLFPDSADKASRFVQLCDAFNVPLLFLCDVPGFMVGSAVEKQGIIRHGAKMITAISEATVPKICVVVRKAYGAGLYAMAGPSFEPEATIALPTAKIAVMGAEAAVNAVYANKIAAIADDEERAAFVAARRAEYEQDIDIMRLASELVVDTVVEPGDLRDELIRRYRAARGKERFFARRRHGVTPV; encoded by the coding sequence GTGGGCGACGAGCTCGCACAGGCACGCAAGCGGGTGCTGGCCGGTGGCGCCGAGCGCTACCACGCGGCCAACGCCGCGAAAGGCAAGCTCTTCGCCCGCGAACGGATCGCGCTGCTGGTCGACGAGGGTTCCTTCGTCGAGGACGGGCTCTATGCCAACAGCTTGGCCGACGGGTTGCCGGCCGATGGCGTGATCACCGGGATCGCGCGGGTCGACGGCCGCGAGGTCTGCCTCATGGCGAACGACTCGACGGTCAAGGCGGGCTCCTGGGGCGCCCGTACGGTCGAAAAGATCATCCGCATCATCGAGCGGGCCGTGCAGTACGGCGTACCGATGATCTATTTGGTCGACTCGGCCGGCGCGCGCATCACCGACCAGGTCGAGCTGTTCCCGGGCCGCCGCGGCGCCGGCAAGATTTTTCACACCCAGGTCAAGGCGTCGGGCGCGATTCCGCAGGCGTGCGCGCTGTTCGGCCCGTCGGCGGCCGGCGGGGCGTACATTCCGGCCTTCTGCGACATCGTCGCCATGGTCGACGGCAACGCGAGCATGTATCTGGGCTCCGACCGCATGGTCGAGATGGTCACCGGTGAGAAGACGACGCTCGAGGCGATGGGCGGCGCCCGGGTGCACTGCGCGGAGTCCGGCGTCGGCCACTTCCTGTGCAAGACGGAGCAGGACGCGCTCGACACCGTACGGGCGTATCTGTCCTATCTGCCGTCGAACTGGGAGCAGACCCCGCCCGCGGCCGAGGCGAAGTCGTCGACCGGGGCCGATCTGGGCGCGCTGGTCCCGGCCAGCGAGCGCCAGGCCTTCGACATGCGGCGTTACGTCAAGGGCCTGGTCGACGAGGGCTCGTTCTTCGAGATCCAGGCCCTGTGGGCGAAGGAGCTCACGGTCGGTTTCGCCCGCCTCAACGGCGAGGTGCTGGGCGTCGTGGGCAACAATTCGATGTTCAAGGGCGGCGTGCTCTTCCCCGACTCGGCCGACAAGGCGTCCCGCTTCGTGCAGCTTTGCGACGCCTTCAACGTCCCGCTGCTGTTCCTCTGCGACGTGCCCGGGTTCATGGTCGGCTCGGCGGTCGAGAAACAGGGCATCATCCGGCACGGCGCCAAGATGATCACCGCGATCTCGGAGGCCACGGTGCCCAAGATCTGCGTGGTGGTCCGCAAGGCGTATGGCGCCGGTCTGTACGCCATGGCCGGCCCCAGCTTCGAGCCCGAGGCCACGATCGCGCTGCCCACCGCGAAGATCGCGGTGATGGGGGCCGAGGCCGCGGTGAACGCCGTCTACGCCAACAAGATCGCCGCCATCGCGGACGACGAGGAGCGGGCCGCGTTCGTGGCCGCGCGCCGCGCCGAGTACGAGCAGGACATCGACATCATGCGACTGGCCAGCGAACTGGTCGTCGACACCGTCGTCGAGCCGGGCGACCTGCGCGACGAACTCATCCGCCGCTACCGGGCCGCCCGCGGCAAGGAGCGCTTCTTCGCCCGGCGCCGCCACGGCGTCACGCCCGTCTGA
- a CDS encoding acetyl-CoA carboxylase biotin carboxylase subunit has product MIDSLLIANRGEIARRIIRTARRLGVRTIAVHSDADEDMPFVREADEAVCVGPADPARSYRNADAILAAAKSTGAQAIHPGYGFLSENAGFARLVEQNGLIWVGPGADAIEAMGDKINARNLMAAAGVPVAPGTQEPVATESEAIEAASAIGYPVMVKAAAGGGGMGMAVANDEDALRRELGKVRTFAERMFGSGDVLIERYFPRVRHVEVQILGLPDGRVIALSERECSVQRRNQKLVEEAPSPAVDPELRERFLAAAVKAGEAVGYRNAGTVECLLDPVTGEFFFLEMNTRLQVEHPITELIHGIDLVEQQLLIAAGEEVTVSSATRGHAIELRVNAEDPRRFLPGPGKVTTWVEPTGDDIRVDAGYAEGTTVGMSYDSLMAKLIVFGADRDEAIARARTAVAGFQIAGPKNNLPFFAELLENEEFLSGDYDTGIVSRMR; this is encoded by the coding sequence ATGATCGACTCGCTGCTCATCGCCAACCGGGGCGAGATCGCCCGCCGGATCATCCGCACCGCCCGCAGGCTCGGCGTCCGCACGATCGCGGTGCATTCCGACGCCGACGAGGACATGCCGTTCGTCCGCGAGGCCGACGAGGCGGTCTGTGTCGGCCCGGCCGACCCGGCCCGGAGCTATCGCAACGCCGACGCGATCCTGGCCGCCGCGAAATCCACCGGCGCCCAGGCCATCCACCCGGGTTACGGCTTCCTCAGTGAGAACGCCGGCTTCGCCCGTCTGGTCGAACAGAACGGCCTGATCTGGGTCGGCCCGGGCGCTGACGCGATCGAGGCCATGGGCGACAAGATCAACGCGCGCAACCTGATGGCCGCGGCCGGCGTCCCGGTCGCTCCGGGCACGCAGGAGCCGGTTGCCACCGAGAGCGAGGCGATCGAGGCCGCGTCCGCGATCGGCTACCCGGTGATGGTCAAGGCGGCCGCGGGCGGCGGCGGCATGGGTATGGCGGTCGCGAACGACGAGGACGCCCTGCGCCGCGAGCTCGGCAAGGTGCGTACGTTCGCCGAGCGCATGTTCGGTAGCGGCGACGTGCTGATCGAGCGCTATTTCCCCCGGGTACGCCACGTCGAGGTGCAGATCCTGGGTCTGCCCGACGGCCGCGTGATCGCCCTTTCCGAGCGCGAGTGCTCGGTGCAGCGCCGCAACCAGAAGCTGGTGGAGGAGGCCCCGAGCCCGGCCGTCGACCCCGAGCTGCGCGAACGCTTCCTGGCGGCCGCGGTCAAGGCGGGTGAAGCGGTCGGCTATCGCAACGCCGGCACGGTGGAGTGCCTGCTCGACCCGGTCACCGGCGAGTTCTTCTTCCTCGAGATGAACACCCGGCTGCAGGTCGAGCACCCGATCACCGAGCTGATCCACGGCATCGACCTGGTCGAGCAGCAGCTGCTCATCGCGGCGGGCGAAGAGGTCACCGTGAGCAGCGCGACCCGGGGCCACGCGATCGAGCTGCGGGTCAACGCCGAGGATCCGAGGCGCTTCCTGCCCGGCCCGGGCAAGGTCACCACGTGGGTCGAGCCGACCGGCGACGACATCCGGGTCGATGCGGGCTATGCCGAGGGCACCACGGTCGGCATGTCGTACGACTCCCTGATGGCCAAGCTGATCGTCTTCGGCGCCGACCGCGACGAGGCGATCGCCCGAGCCCGTACGGCGGTGGCCGGTTTTCAGATCGCCGGTCCCAAGAACAATCTGCCCTTCTTCGCCGAGCTGCTCGAGAACGAGGAGTTCCTCTCGGGCGACTACGACACCGGCATCGTCTCCCGGATGAGGTGA
- a CDS encoding chaplin family protein, translated as MKTWVRKTLSVGVLAAGALLFAPAAAQADSKQITGANNGILNGTQIAVPVNVPINVVGNSLAILGAADAQGVGFNRTESGRRGNAQVTGVNNGIANGTQAYLPVSVPVNVVGNSAAVLGHAGAAGVGVNGRKAESKRTTENGWGDTQYTGFNNGIANGTQIYAPIDVPINVCGNSLAILGGAYSQAICSNDTRGDRHFHRGGKWGKKESAQGHRGGRGGALQATGVNNGILNGTQLYAPISLPINLSGNSAALLGSASSRAISRNESGHDDDFVQATGANNGILNGTQLAAPINVPVNVCGNALGILGAAQSAAACANGDDDFGRGGWDRDRDWDRPGHGHGHGDDDDFDGDHGDVDDDDYKGDGGEKPASNDGYGDVQDDDAGEEPATDDNDGYTKPAATGSDSASKGGRGGATEAAPISGLTETVGGIGSLGLLNTLR; from the coding sequence ATGAAGACTTGGGTTCGTAAGACTCTGAGTGTCGGTGTCCTGGCCGCCGGCGCCCTGCTGTTCGCCCCGGCTGCCGCGCAGGCCGACAGCAAGCAGATCACCGGAGCCAACAACGGCATCCTGAACGGCACCCAGATCGCCGTGCCGGTCAACGTCCCGATCAACGTCGTCGGCAACTCGCTGGCGATCCTCGGCGCGGCCGACGCCCAGGGCGTCGGGTTCAACCGCACCGAGAGCGGCCGCCGCGGCAACGCCCAGGTGACCGGGGTCAACAACGGCATCGCCAACGGCACCCAGGCGTACCTGCCGGTCAGCGTCCCGGTCAACGTGGTCGGCAACTCGGCCGCGGTGCTCGGTCACGCCGGCGCGGCCGGCGTCGGCGTCAACGGCCGTAAGGCCGAGAGCAAGCGCACCACCGAGAACGGCTGGGGCGACACCCAGTACACCGGGTTCAACAACGGCATCGCGAACGGCACGCAGATCTACGCGCCGATCGACGTTCCGATCAACGTCTGCGGCAACTCGCTGGCCATCCTGGGCGGCGCGTACTCGCAGGCCATCTGCTCGAACGACACCCGCGGCGACCGGCACTTCCACCGCGGCGGCAAGTGGGGCAAGAAGGAGAGCGCCCAGGGTCACCGTGGTGGCCGTGGCGGCGCCCTCCAGGCGACCGGGGTCAACAACGGGATCCTGAACGGCACCCAGCTGTACGCGCCGATCAGCCTGCCGATCAACCTGTCGGGCAACTCGGCCGCCCTCCTGGGCAGCGCGAGCAGCCGCGCCATCTCCCGCAACGAGTCGGGCCACGACGACGACTTCGTGCAGGCCACCGGGGCCAACAACGGGATCCTGAACGGCACCCAGCTCGCGGCGCCGATCAACGTGCCGGTCAACGTCTGCGGCAACGCGCTCGGCATCCTCGGTGCGGCGCAGTCGGCCGCCGCCTGCGCGAACGGCGACGACGACTTCGGCCGCGGCGGCTGGGACCGTGACCGTGACTGGGACCGCCCGGGCCACGGCCACGGCCACGGTGACGACGACGACTTCGACGGCGACCACGGCGACGTCGACGACGACGACTACAAGGGCGACGGTGGCGAGAAGCCGGCGAGCAACGACGGCTACGGCGACGTGCAGGACGACGACGCGGGCGAGGAGCCGGCGACCGACGACAACGACGGCTACACCAAGCCGGCCGCGACCGGTTCGGACAGCGCGTCGAAGGGTGGCCGCGGTGGCGCCACCGAGGCCGCCCCGATCTCGGGCCTGACCGAGACCGTCGGTGGTATCGGCAGCCTGGGCCTGCTCAACACCCTGCGCTGA